Part of the Bacillus sp. THAF10 genome is shown below.
TTGCAGGCTTTAAGCGATACACAGAAATTATGGACACAGAGCCTGATATTGCTGATGCACCAGGAGCTGTGCATGCGGAGCTTGAAGGCGAAATTCACTATAGAAACGTCTCTTTTGGCTATGAGGGCACAGAAAAAGTATTGAGAAACATCAACCTTTCTGTTAAAGCAGGAGAAACCATTGCGATTGTAGGACCATCTGGTGCAGGTAAAACCACGCTTTGCAGCTTGTTGCCACGTTTTTATGAGCTTGAAGAAGGCGGCATCCTCATTGATGGCTACGATACTCGTGAATTGAAGCTAGAATCCCTACGTAGTCAAATAGGCATTGTTCAGCAGGATGTTTTCTTGTTTTCCGGAACAATCCGTGAAAATATTGCGTATGGAAAACTCGATGCCACAGATGAGGAAATCATGGAAGCAGCACGTCGCTCGCAGCTAGATACATTTATTCAGACGCAGCCTCAAGGCTTGGATACGGTAATAGGCGAGCGGGGAGTGAAGCTATCTGGTGGACAGAAGCAACGCCTGGCGATTTCCCGAATTTTCTTAAAGAACCCACCGATCCTTATTTTAGATGAAGCAACGTCCGCGCTAGATACCGAAACAGAACGTGCGATTCAGGCTTCCTTAACGGAGCTTGCGAAGGACCGGACGACGTTGGTCATTGCCCACCGTTTGGCCACGATAAAAAATGCAGACAGAATCATGGTGGTCACCAAAGACGGAATTGCAGAGCAAGGAAGTCATGAAGATTTATTGAGCTCTGCGGGAATTTATAGCAGACTGCATCAGGCTCAATTTGGATGAGATCTTACAGATGGTAATGACAGGAAAATTGTTTGAATAGCCTCCAGACGGGAATGTATTCAGTATAAAACAATACTGATATTCTTAGGAGGAAAAAACATGAAGACAATACTTGGTGTTTACGATTCGGATAAAAAAGCACGAAATGTTGTTGAAGGCCTTATCGTACAAGGGTATCATGCAGAAGAAATTGTCGTCGTTGCACTCGACAATAATGTTAGCCATGACTATCCAATCGGCACACGACTCGAACGAATTGAAGCAGAACAAGAGGATTCTGTAATGGATAAGCTAAAGCATACATTCATTCCAGATGGAGCGCAGATTCCAAAGGGTGTTGGCAATAGGCTCGCAAAACTGGGTCTTTCCGATCGAGAAGCTCCCATGTATGCCACAGATATTGAAAACGGCAGAATTGTGGTACTTGTGAACAAAAAATCGAGCAAAGAAGCACGAACAGTAACTCCGACTCCATAACTAATGCAGAAATAGGGGCGGCTTACCCATTAGAATCAGTTTTGTAGTGCAAACAAGTAAATATCAAAGGAAAACGCACCGAATTTCACAAACGAAATTCACCGGGCGTTTTTTTTTTGTTTACATTCTAGGTTGCGAGGTTGGCTAAAGAAAGAGACTCCAAAATCCTGAGGCTCTTTCTATTCTTCTATCCTCTTCCAACTGTACGCTTCGTAAGTTTGACATGAAAGGCTAATGGGTTGCCTATATCATGCGGATTTTTTTTGCTTCCATAACATTAAGCTACCTTTCAATATCATCGACATTTGTTGCATTTTTTGACATATCTTCATCAAGCATGATGGAATCCTTTGGTATGGTAGCATCAAAGTATGGGGGATGTTGTTCGGAATGCTTATTCTCTTCTTGGTTGTGAAATCCGTTTTTTTCCTTAGACATGGCCATCTCCTCCTATTTATTAGCTTTTCATTTTAACTTCACCATATCGTTTCTCTCTATGTAAAAAATATACCAACTTTCCAAAAGGGAGAAAGAACGAGCTTACCGTATGGATAATTGATGAAAGTACATAATAAATAAAGTAACCCCTCATTTCGCTTTTTGTTGCCATATCCTAAATAAACGATTTTTTCAACAATTTTTGCTGTTAAAAAATAATGATTCTCTACTAAAATTTTCAAATTAAGTGTAAGAAAACGAATGGAGTTTGGAGGTTTTTGAGTGGATAGTTCAAATCGAATACCATTAGCATCTTCAGAATTAGCGAACTTGTGGATGACTTATCAAGACAAAACAATGATCATGAGATTTCTGGAATACTTCCTGGAACATGTTGAAAAAGAGGAAATACGAATGATTCTACAGTATTATTATGACCGTGCTACTGAAAGTGTAGAGTTTGTGACCAAGATTTTTCAACAAGAAGGCGCGGCTATTCCAATCGGTTTTACTGAAAAAGACGTTAATAAAGAGGCTCCAAAGTTATTTGACTATATGTACGATGTGATGTATTTGCACATGATGTCTAAAATAGGAACGAATCTTTACGCTCTCTATTCGACCATGTCTTACAGGAAAGATATAAGAAAATTTTTCAGACGTTTAACTGAGGAAGGACAAGAGGCGTATGACCAAGCCACACATGTTCTTTTAGAAGCAGGAGTTCTTTCACGTCCCCCTTATGTTTCGATGCCAAAAGAAGTTAAATTTGTACATAATCAAAAATATTTAACTGGGTTGAATTGGTTAAGTAATGAAAGACCCTTAAATACAATTGAGATTTCTCTTATTCATCATTCCATTGAGACCAACCTTACGGGCATGCAATTAATGATTGGATTTGCTCAAGTAGCACAAGAAGATAAGGTACGAAAATATTTTGTTAAAGGAATGGAATTATCAAAGAAAGTTGAAACAGCTTTAGGAGAATTTTTCCGTCAGGATTACATTGAGCCACCGGCTACTCATGCAGGTAAAGCTACAAATTCAACTGTCGCTCCATTCTCTGATAAATTAATGATGTACAATACCAGCTTATTAAGTACATTTGGACTTGGAAGTAATGCAATTGGCGGTGCGTTTAGTCTACGAAGCGATTTACCTGCAAAAATGGCGCTCCTTGCAAAAGATATTTATGATTTTGCAAAACAAGGTGGGAGAATCATGGTCAAAAATGGTTGGATGGAAGAACCACCATCTAGTGAGGATCGAGCTCAATTGACTAAAAGTTAAGATAAGCTGAACCCAAAAGCTTTAAGCGATCAATTTTACAAACCACCTATATCTAAAAAGAGTATTGGAATATGATCATTTCGATACTCTTTTGCTTACAAAAAAATTTTGTTGGTGTAATCAACAAGATTTTTTTATTCAATTAAAGGACCTCATTATGGAAGGAACAGGAAAATCAAATTTAATAGGCGCGTTATAAAATAAGGAGTAGATTGTAAGATTCCCCTTTATGCCTATGTATGGAGTGCGATACTGTACTCGTTCTTTTTTGTTTTTGAAACTAACTAAAATATGAGGTAATATACAAAGAGGAAGAGCTATCGTAGCTTAATATCTTTTTTACAAGGAGCGTTCTCATGTCAAAAGTATTCGTTTTAGGACATAAAAATCCAGATACAGATTCCATTTGTTCTGCCATTGCGTATGCAGAGCTAAAAAAACAATTAGGTATGGATGCAGAGCCTGTTCGCCTTGGTGAGCTGAACGGGGAAACAGAATATGCCTTAAAGGAGTTTCATGCAGAAGTTCCACGCTTAGTTGAAACGGTGGCAAATGAAGTACAAGAGGTAATTTTAGTTGACCACAATGAACGTCAGCAAAGCGTCCATGATATTGATCAAGTTCGTGTATTGGAAGTTATCGATCACCATCGTATCGCTAATTTCGAAACAAGTGACCCGTTATACTACCGTGCCGAGCCGGTGGGTTGCACGGCGACTATTCTAAACAAACTGTACAAAGAAAACGGCGTAGAGATCTCAAAAAGTGTTGCAGGATTAATGCTTTCTGCGATCATTTCTGACTCGTTGCTTTTCAAATCTCCAACTTGCACAGAACAAGATGTTCAAGCTGCAAAAGAGCTTGCTGAAATTGCAGGAGTTAATGCAGAGGAATACGGTTTGGCGATGCTAAAAGCTGGAGCGGACATTAGTGACAAAACAGTAGAACAGCTGATTTCTTTAGATGCGAAGGAATTCCAAATGGGTTCATACAAAGTAGAAATCGCTCAGGTGAATACGGTTGATACAAACGATGTTCTTGCTAAGCAAGCAGAGCTTGAAGGCGTGATTAAAGAGGTTGTTGCTAACAAGGACTTAGATTTATTCCTATTAGTGGTAACGGATATTCTTGAAAACGATTCTGTCGGTCTTGCACTGGGTTCTCAGGCGCCTGCAGTAGAAAAAGCATATAACGTTACTCTAGAGAACAATACTGTTTTACTTAAAGGTGTCGTTTCTCGTAAAAAACAAGTAGTCCCAGTGTTGACGGATGCTTTAACAAAATAAAAGACAACAGAAAAGCCGGAAGAAGGTTTATCCCTCTTCCGGCTTTTTTTAAGTAAATTCATAGTAGTGACGTCTAGCTCCTATGCATCTGCCTGCGCATGTAGTTTTTGTTACTACGGCTTTCTTCGGCCGATGAAAAGGTTATAGACTAAAGCAATTAGTGCTATTACAAGAACGATGTGAATGAGATTTCCTGCAATATCAAAGGAAAACCCAAGCAACCATAGAATTAAAAGTACGATAAAGATTGTCCATAACATCGAAGTCTGCCTCCTAACTATACGACATGATAGCCTTATATTAGGTATGCCCTGATATGGTTTTACCTACTCATTCTAATATCTGGAACAGTGTCTATCCGACTCGTCTGCGGCCAAATAAATTAAAGATGATAGCAAGCAAAGCAAGGACTAGCAGAATGTGAATGAGACCTCCGCCAATTTCCATTGCAAAACCGAGTATCCATAAGACCAATAGTACAACAAATATTGTCCAAAGCATGTGTCCTTCCTCCTTCTATTTTTTTAATGGTATTTTTTTTCAACGTCTACACAGAAGGTAATTCCCCTGTCAAAAGAAAAATAAACAAGTTTTTTTTCGATTGGCTTTTCCTATCGTTTAATACGTTTTAAAACCTGCCCAAGTGGAATGGTGTAACTATCAAATCTAACAAGGGAAGGTGTATAAAATGGATGAATTATTTGCAAATCGCCAAAAAGATGGACAACCCGCTCAGGAACAAAGAAAACAACCAGGGGATGAACATCAAATGATCCCTGAGCCAATTTATGATCACCCACATTATAAGGGCAGTGGAAAGCTACAAGGGAAAAATGCCATTATTACTGGTGGAGACAGCGGAATCGGCCGTGCAGTTGCGGTCGCTTATGCAAAAGAAGGCGCAAATGTGAGCATTGTTTATTTAGATGAACATGAAGATGCCAAGGAAACAAAAAACTTAGTCGAGAAATATGGAGGAACCTGCCTACTTTACTCGGGTGATATTGGAGAGAAGAGCTTTTGTACGAATGTAGTGGAGGAAACGTCGAAGAAGCTTGGTGGAATTCATATACTCGTGAATAATGCTGCCGAACAGCATGTTCAAGAAAAAATTGAAGACATTACCGAAGAGCAGTTATTACGTACGTTCAAGACGAATATTTTTTCCTATTTTTACTTTATTCAAGCAGCAATGCCCTATTTAGATAAAGGGAGCTCCATCATTAATACGGCATCCGTCGTTGCATATAAAGGAATGCCAGTATTAATGGACTATTCAGCAACAAAGGGAGCAATTGTCGCTCTAACCAGGTCCTTATCTGAAAATATTGTCGATCGAGGTATTCGGGTGAATGGGGTGGCGCCAGGTCCAATTTGGACACCGCTCATTCCAGCCTCGTTCCCTGGTGAAAATGTCGATGAGTTCGGCACAAACTCTCCGATGGGACGTCCTGGGCAACCAGCTGAGCTTGCACCAGCCTATGTTTACCTCGCTTCAGAAGATTCCTCCTATGTGTCTGGTCAAATGATTCACATAAACGGAGGAACCATTGTGAATGGATAAAAAAAGTGCCGGTTCATGAGATTGAATCGGCACTTTTTTTGTTACACATTCATTTCTTTCCACTCATTGGCTTTTTGTTCGGTTAATTTAAACATGTAACGGTAAAATCGAACGGTCAAAACGGCGAATAACGCGAGAGAGGCCAAAATACTGAAAAAGATAAAATAATGCAAGCCGCCTAAATAGGTAACCATGAGACTTCCTACTGCATAACCAAGTGCAACGAAATAGAGCAAATTAATCTTCGGCAAAAGAAACTGCAAAAGAGTGAAAAGAGCAAAGATAATCGTTCCAATAATACTAAGCTGTACAAAGGCAACAAAGAAAAAATCCATGGTATCCTCCTCCGTTTTTTCAAGATGCTTACATATTCTCTACGGAGTTTCAGTGTTCCTTTCCAAAAAAAGAAAACACAACTTATAGGCTAGGATAGTTAGAACTAAAGCCCTGACCGAAATAATAAAAGAGATCTCGTTTTAGCGAATTAGTCATAAGAAAAAAGGAATATCACGAATATTGTAGAAATAGAAGGTATCATTAGAGAGAGGAAGTGGATGATGGAGCGGGAAACCTATATATACGTATTGCGATTGCCAGAAAGACTGTATGATCCAGAGAATTGGACAGTAGAAGAAAAGAACGTCGTCTCCCTGCACTTTTCCTACTTAAAGAAAAATGTGGAGAAGGGCAAGGTTATCCTAGCAGGAAGAACAGACCAAACCGATGAAACAGGCTTTGGCATTGTTATTTTTCTTGCGGACAACGAAGAGGATGCGGAGAAATTTATGTGCAACGATCCAGCGATCGCGAATGATGTTATGACAGGGGAGCTTTCAAGATACAGGCTCGCGCTATTGAATGATCAATATTCATTGGAAGTATAACGGTCAAGGGGATTGTACCTTGACCGATTTTTTTGTGCTGCTGAAAACTGCTGGCTTTCCGTTTTGAAGGCAGGGCCGCCTCTAAACTTAGGTGAATGGGTAGCTTGAGCAGCGCGGTTTGGTGCTAAGAGTAGAAGTGATGCAATAACGGTAAAAAGTGATGCAATAACCTCCAAAAGTGATGCAATCATCACCCCCGGTCACCTCAACCACCTCAATCCACCCTTACACCCCTGCAAACTGCTGGCTTTCCGTTTCGAAGGCATTTTCTTCAATTTCAAACCCCAAATCCTTAATCATTTGGAAATCTTGGTTGGAGGCTTGCCCGCTAGTTGTCAAATAGTCCCCAACAAAGATGGAGTTTGCAATGTAAAGTCCCATCGTTTGTAAGGTGCGAAGATTGTATTCACGCCCACCCGAAATCCGAATTTCTTTTGTAGGGTTCACAAAGCGGAACATCGCTAAAATCTTCAAGCACTTTAATGGTGTTAAATCATCCATGCCCGCTAGCTTCGTTCCTTCAATCGGATGCAGAAAGTTCACAGGGATGGAATCGGCATCAAGCTCTTTTAAGGAAAATGCCATTTCGACAACATCTTCAAGCGTTTCTCCCATCCCGCAAATGACACCAGAGCAAGGAGAAATTCCAGCATCCTTTAAAATCTCAAGCGTCCGAACGCGATCATCGTAATCATGGGTAGTCGTAATGGCACTGTGGTGTCCTTTACTCGTATTTATATTGTGATTGAAGCGATCCACGCCAGCTTCCTTCAATAGCTTTGCTTGATCTTCATTCACTAAGCCTAGACAGGCACAAAGCTTGATGTTCTCAATATCTTTTTTGATGTCCTGCACGGCTGCTACCACGGTATCTACATCACGATTGGTTGGCTTTCGTCCACTCATCACGATACAGTACGTACCAATTTTATTTTTTTTCGCTTCCCTTGCTCCGTCCACAATCACTTTCTTGCTCACGAGTGGATAGCTGTCAATTTCTGTGTCGGCTTTCATGGATTGCGAGCAATACCCACAGTCTTCCGGGCAAAGTCCACTTTTTGCGTTAATAATGAGATTTAGTTTTACTTTTTTTCCATAGTAATGTTTGCGAATATCAAAAGCAGCTTGAACAAGCTCAAGTACTCGATCATCGTCTTCTTGTAAAATTTCCAGCGCTTCTGCAGGTGTAAGTTTATAGCCACCTACTACTTTTTCAGCAAGTTGTTTCCATGTCAACGTAATCACTCCTAGTCATAATTGTAAACCTTAATACTAGTAAAGTTTACAATTGCAACGCGACTCTGACAAGGAAAACCATGAAATATAAGAGAAAATTGCAAATTATTTTGAAAGCGGTTATAATTATCCTTCCGGCAAAAAAATGAACAAACCTACGTTGCGTTGTACTTTGATAATGGAACCCAAGGATTTACCATGGATGGAGAAGCTCCGATTCATGGTTTTTTGCGTCTCCAAAAAGTAAGGGAGTGTGAAGAGTTTGGGAGAACGAAAGAAGAAACATCCTGACTTCGAGCAGGAGATAGAACGATTAACATTCACCAAAAAGTATATGGATATAGTAATCCAAGCAACTGAACTAGATGAGGAATCCTTCAAAGCGAGCTTTAAAGAAGCCTTAGATGGCATGGACTTCAAAGATAGCAGTTTCAGTTATATGAACATGCTCACCAATGCAAATCTACTCCAACGAACCACAGAAGAAATTCGTAACCTCAAGAAAATCTATCATAAACCTTATTTTGCAAGAGTGGACTACAGACGAAAAGGAAAAGAGGAAAGTGAAATCCTCTATTTTGGAAAAGCGTCCTTGTTCGATCGAGAAACCCAAGACCCAATTATCGTTGACTGGCGTTCGCCTATTGCTAACCTCTATTATGATGGAAGGCTTGGTGAGGTGGAATACGAAGCAGAGGGAGAAACCTATGATGGGTACCTTTCTTTAAAACGCCAATACATCATAGAAGATGGAAAGCTTGAGGACATTAGGGATGTTGATTTAACAACAACCGATGAATTACTCCAGGAATCCTTGTCTGGTAGCTCTAGCAATAGGTTGACAGACATTGTTTCCACGATTCAAGAGGAACAAAACAGGATTATCCGAGCAGATTTGAATAAACCGATTATTGTCCAAGGAGCGGCGGGGAGCGGAAAGACAACCATTGCCCTTCACCGAATTTCCTATTTTATCTACACCTATCAGGAGCAATTCCGTCCAGAGCAGCTCATGATTCTTGCGCCGAACAATCTCTTTATTGATTATATTTCTGAAGTGCTTCCGGAGCTTGGCGTGGACAGAATTTTGCAAACCACCTTCATAGACTTTGTGAAAAACTGCATTGGCAAAAAAATAAAGCTAGTGCCACCATCAGAGAAGCTAATGGGTTTCATCAATCATACATATGACAATCCAGAAATGATTCAATGGCTTGCAGGCTTTAAAGGATCACTAGAATATAAAAAAATCATCGATCGTTATTTATCGGACATTTTAGAAACCCTTATCCCACAAGAGGATTTTTATTTAACGTCAAAATTTAAGCTGTACACAGCAGAAAAAATCGATAATCTCATCCGCAACGAATATACCTACCTACCCTATTATCGTAGGGTGGAAAAAGTGAAAAGTGTGCTCCAAAACTATGTGCGCACAGAAAAGAAAGTGTTGCTTGAAAAGGTGGCAAAATTCTACGATCATAAGCTCGATAAAGCCTTGTTTAATTCCAAGCTTGACCCGGCCAAACGAAAAAGCTATGTGACGAAAGCGATGGATAAAAAGGATGAAATGATAACGGAAATAAACCGCGAATCACGCACTGCTGTTAACGCCTTTATTCGCAAGCTTCCTAAGCACACCTTGTTTCATTATTTTAAGGAATTGGTCACAAACAAGGAGCTTTTCAGTAGCTATGCCAAAGAATTCCTGGATGAGTACCAGATTAAATATTTTATTGACTATCACACAACCCTACATCGAAAAAAGCAGTATGAACTGGAGGATTTAGCAGCGCTGTTATATTTGCAGCACCATTTATATGGCATTGATAAGGACTTGCGGGCTCGCAATGTGGTCATTGATGAAGCGCAGGATTACAGTTATTTTCAGCTGGCCGCATTAAAAAGTGCCCTTGAAACAGACATGTTCACGATTGTAGGCGATCTTGCTCAAGGTATTCATTCCTACCGAGGCATTCAGGATTGGAACAAGGTTAGACAGGAAATCTTTCCACGTGCAGCCTATACAACCTTGCAAAAGAGCTATCGAACAACAGTAGAGATTATGGAAACGGCAAATGATGTGCTTAAGCTTCTCCCGTTTGAACTTCCAAAAGTGGAGCCTGTTGTACGGCACGGGGAAAAGCCCGTCTTTCATGAATGGGAAGCGTCAAAAAAGGAGATGGCATTCCAGTTAAATAAGGAGATTGGGGAGCAGTATGCACTCGGTCGCAAAACGATTGCTATTATCGGAAAGACGGAGAATGAATGCAGAAAACTTGAGAAACTCATGAGGATGAACTCGGAGTGGAATGTGCAGCTGCTCGAGGAAAATCAAGAAATTAATCAAAAAGATGTGGTGATCGTTCATGCTCAGCTTGCCAAAGGGCTTGAGTTTGACGCCGTTATTTTGTGTTCATTAGAAGAAGAATACTCAAAAACGGAAATTGATGTGAAGCTATTGTATGTAGCAATGACGAGACCACTTCATCACTTAAGCTTTTTTGGAGGAAGAAAAGAGGCCTTTCTGTTAGAGTGCGTTTCAGCAGAAAAGCTAGGAAAAGGGTGACAGGGCGTTAAGCTTTGTCACTCTTTTTTCTACTCTTCCAAGCACCAATAAGTAACGCAATGGCAACAAGAGTCAAAATGATTTTACCAGGTGTATTCCACTGCAACACCTGATACACAGAAAATGCCTCTATTAACAGTGCTGGGATTTTTCCTATTGTACTAGCAACTGCAAAAGAACCCAACCCAATTTTACTCGTTGCCCCTGCAAGCGTGACAAGTCCTGATGGTGCAAAAGGGAATAGGCGGAGCGCAAGGACTAGTATAAATGCATTTTTGCCATCTGTTTGCTGTAGACGAAATAGCCATTTATTTTTCAGTAACGCATCTGGAGCGAATTTTTTAATACCTTTGCGATAGAGCCAAAAGCTCACCACCGCACCGATGCTCTCTCCTAAAAAGGAAATCAAGGTGCCTATCAAAAAGCCAAAAAAGGCAAGATTCGCGGCAGTGATAAATACACTTGGCACAAAGGCCAAAATACTAATAATCGTATTGATAACAATACTAATAACAACAGCAATCCAAGGACCTGACGCTGAAAATAATTCAATAAGATAATCTCTCCACATGCCGTTTCCCTCATTTTCACCTATTTTAAAAAACTTGAATCTCATCTCTTTACATACCCTAAGGGGGTATGTTACATTATACAGGAACAGGAGGTATTTATAAATGGAAAACCTTCCAAAAGAAATAGTAACAGACAATGAATCCTGCTGCCATACAGATGATACAGTACGTAAAAGTCATCATTCTGAAGAAGTAAAAAAGTCACTTGTGTCCCGATTGAACCGAATTGAGGGCCAGGTGCGTGGAGTAAAACGTTTAATTGAAGAAGACACCTATTGTGACGATGTTCTCACTCAAATTGCTGCCGTTCAATCGGCATTAAACGGGTTAGGGAAGCTTCTTCTCGAAGGACATATGAAATCCTGTGTGGTTGAAAGAATTCAAGATGGCGACACAGAAGTGTTAGATGAGCTACTTGTAACAGTAAAAAAACTAATGAAATAAGGGAGAGATGGGAGAATGGAAACAGTAACATTGAATGTAAACGGTATGTCTTGCGGTCATTGTGTCAAAGCAGTGGAAGGAAGCGTTGGTGAATTAAAAGGGGTAAATGCAGTAAAAGTAGATCTTGCTGCGGGTACGGTAGCTGTTGAATATAGTAATGAGGAAGTAACGGTGGACCAAATCAAAGAAACCATTGATGAAGAAGGCTATGAAGTAGCGTAAAGGCAAATAAAAACGTGCAATCTAATAAGAGTTGCACGTTTTATTCGGCAAAAAATATACCCCCTATAGGTATATAAGGAGGCACGACAATGAGTGAACAAAATCAAGGCAAATCAGAATTTCTAATTACTGGCATGACCTGTGCGGCATGTTCAAGCAGAGTGGAAAAAGTGCTGAGTAAAATGGACGGTGTGACAACCGCCAATGTTAACCTGGCCTTAGAAAGCGGGACAGTAGAGTACAATCCTGAAAAACTGAAGCCCGAAGACATTATCGCCCGTATTGAAAAAGCAGGATACGGGGCAACCGAAAAAGTAGAAAAAAACGAAAGCACCGAGGCATTTCGTCAAAAAGAATTAGAAAGGCAACAAGGGAAGTTTTTCTTCGCCCTTATTTTAACCATCCCACTTCTTTGGGCCATGGTTAGTCATTTTTCGTTTACATCCTTTATCTACTTACTTGACATGCTGATGAATCCGTGGGTTCAGCTTGCTCTGGCAACACCGGTTCAATTTTTCATTGGCTGGCAATTTTACACGGGAGCCTATAAGGCATTAAGGAATAAAAGCGCCAACATGGATGTGCTTGTAGCGCTTGGAACAACAGCTGCTTATGTGTACAGCTTATACTTGTCGATTCAATCTATCGGATCTGATGCACACATGGTCGAGCTATATTTTGAGACAAGTGCCGTTATTATCACTCTAATCATTTTAGGAAAATTGTTTGAAGTGAGGGCAAAGGGGCGTTCCTCGGAAGCTATCAAAAAGCTGATGGGACTTCAAGCCAAAACAGCAATTGTTCAAAGAGACGGGGAAGAACTGGAAGTCCCGCTTGAAGAAGTGCTTGTTGGAGACATTTTATATGTTAAGCCTGGAGAAAAAGTTCCAGTAGACGGCGAGATTATTGACGGTGTATCAGCGGTAGATGAATCTATGCTAACAGGAGAAAGTATCCCTGTAGATAAAAAGAGTGGAGATACTGTCTATGGCTCTACGATAAATAAAAATGGCTTCTTAAAAATGAAAGCAACGAAGGTAGGAAAGGAAACAGCCCTTGCTCAAATCATTCGCATTGTCGAACAGGCGCAAGGTTCTAAGGCTCCAATTCAGCGACTGGCGGATAAAATATCAGGCATTTTCGTTCCGATTGTGGTGGGAATTGCCGTTGCAACATTTCTTGTTTGGTACTTTATCGTAGATCCTGGAAACTTTGCACAAGCCCTTGTAAACCTGATTGCTGTTCTGGTCATTGCGTGTCCTTGTGCACTTGGTCTTGCAACTCCCACTTCGATCATGGCGGGATCTGGCAGAGCTGCAGAGCTTGGCATCCTTTTTAAGGGAGGCGAGCACTTAGAGCAAACGCACCGTCTTACTACCGTTGTGTTAGATAAAACAGGCACCGTGACAAATGGTGCGCCAGTGTTAACGGATGTCATCTTGGAAGAAGGAACAGATGAAAAAGAAATTCTCTCCATCATTGGGGCTGCTGAAAAGCAATCAGAGCACCCACTCGCACAAGCAATTGTAGAGGGAATTCGTCATAAAGGAATAGATTTCGGT
Proteins encoded:
- a CDS encoding lmo0937 family membrane protein; this translates as MLWTIFIVLLILWLLGFSFDIAGNLIHIVLVIALIALVYNLFIGRRKP
- a CDS encoding manganese-dependent inorganic pyrophosphatase, with amino-acid sequence MSKVFVLGHKNPDTDSICSAIAYAELKKQLGMDAEPVRLGELNGETEYALKEFHAEVPRLVETVANEVQEVILVDHNERQQSVHDIDQVRVLEVIDHHRIANFETSDPLYYRAEPVGCTATILNKLYKENGVEISKSVAGLMLSAIISDSLLFKSPTCTEQDVQAAKELAEIAGVNAEEYGLAMLKAGADISDKTVEQLISLDAKEFQMGSYKVEIAQVNTVDTNDVLAKQAELEGVIKEVVANKDLDLFLLVVTDILENDSVGLALGSQAPAVEKAYNVTLENNTVLLKGVVSRKKQVVPVLTDALTK
- a CDS encoding lmo0937 family membrane protein; amino-acid sequence: MLWTIFVVLLVLWILGFAMEIGGGLIHILLVLALLAIIFNLFGRRRVG
- a CDS encoding YciI family protein, which translates into the protein MMERETYIYVLRLPERLYDPENWTVEEKNVVSLHFSYLKKNVEKGKVILAGRTDQTDETGFGIVIFLADNEEDAEKFMCNDPAIANDVMTGELSRYRLALLNDQYSLEV
- a CDS encoding SDR family oxidoreductase; this encodes MDELFANRQKDGQPAQEQRKQPGDEHQMIPEPIYDHPHYKGSGKLQGKNAIITGGDSGIGRAVAVAYAKEGANVSIVYLDEHEDAKETKNLVEKYGGTCLLYSGDIGEKSFCTNVVEETSKKLGGIHILVNNAAEQHVQEKIEDITEEQLLRTFKTNIFSYFYFIQAAMPYLDKGSSIINTASVVAYKGMPVLMDYSATKGAIVALTRSLSENIVDRGIRVNGVAPGPIWTPLIPASFPGENVDEFGTNSPMGRPGQPAELAPAYVYLASEDSSYVSGQMIHINGGTIVNG
- a CDS encoding general stress protein; this encodes MKTILGVYDSDKKARNVVEGLIVQGYHAEEIVVVALDNNVSHDYPIGTRLERIEAEQEDSVMDKLKHTFIPDGAQIPKGVGNRLAKLGLSDREAPMYATDIENGRIVVLVNKKSSKEARTVTPTP
- the bioB gene encoding biotin synthase BioB, yielding MTWKQLAEKVVGGYKLTPAEALEILQEDDDRVLELVQAAFDIRKHYYGKKVKLNLIINAKSGLCPEDCGYCSQSMKADTEIDSYPLVSKKVIVDGAREAKKNKIGTYCIVMSGRKPTNRDVDTVVAAVQDIKKDIENIKLCACLGLVNEDQAKLLKEAGVDRFNHNINTSKGHHSAITTTHDYDDRVRTLEILKDAGISPCSGVICGMGETLEDVVEMAFSLKELDADSIPVNFLHPIEGTKLAGMDDLTPLKCLKILAMFRFVNPTKEIRISGGREYNLRTLQTMGLYIANSIFVGDYLTTSGQASNQDFQMIKDLGFEIEENAFETESQQFAGV
- a CDS encoding DUF3231 family protein: MTYQDKTMIMRFLEYFLEHVEKEEIRMILQYYYDRATESVEFVTKIFQQEGAAIPIGFTEKDVNKEAPKLFDYMYDVMYLHMMSKIGTNLYALYSTMSYRKDIRKFFRRLTEEGQEAYDQATHVLLEAGVLSRPPYVSMPKEVKFVHNQKYLTGLNWLSNERPLNTIEISLIHHSIETNLTGMQLMIGFAQVAQEDKVRKYFVKGMELSKKVETALGEFFRQDYIEPPATHAGKATNSTVAPFSDKLMMYNTSLLSTFGLGSNAIGGAFSLRSDLPAKMALLAKDIYDFAKQGGRIMVKNGWMEEPPSSEDRAQLTKS